One genomic window of Synergistaceae bacterium includes the following:
- a CDS encoding sodium:proton antiporter gives SISLYGFIPPLLVLLLALLKIPAIPGIVAGMLAAAVMALFQGAGVTTVMDSLYTGYVPSTIAEVAGAGDIASVNELLKGVLAFSAEGFDSVVEVADMLNGLLERGGLTGMLDTVALILVALVLGGIMETLGFLEVLLERMMRAVHSVFGLVASVVASCVFTNMFLGDQYLALVMPGRLFKPAFANFEKDGKRLDPRFLSRTLEDSGTMTSVLVPWNTCGAYNSGVLGVPTLSYLPYAFLNYLNLVVALVMTALGIGIHWAEDEEEGTV, from the coding sequence CTCGATCTCCCTTTACGGCTTCATACCCCCCCTTCTAGTGCTTCTCCTGGCGCTTCTGAAGATTCCGGCCATCCCGGGGATAGTGGCCGGGATGCTTGCAGCCGCCGTCATGGCTCTCTTCCAGGGAGCGGGCGTGACCACAGTCATGGACTCGCTCTACACGGGCTACGTCCCCTCAACCATCGCTGAAGTGGCCGGCGCGGGCGATATCGCCTCGGTCAATGAACTGCTGAAGGGCGTGCTCGCCTTCTCGGCGGAGGGGTTTGACTCGGTTGTCGAGGTCGCCGACATGCTCAACGGTCTTCTCGAAAGAGGGGGACTGACCGGGATGCTCGACACTGTCGCGCTCATCCTGGTGGCGCTCGTGCTCGGCGGGATAATGGAGACACTGGGCTTCCTCGAAGTACTGCTCGAGAGGATGATGAGGGCCGTGCACTCGGTCTTCGGCCTGGTCGCGTCCGTCGTCGCGTCCTGCGTGTTCACGAACATGTTCCTGGGCGACCAGTACCTCGCCCTGGTCATGCCGGGCAGGCTCTTCAAGCCCGCCTTCGCTAACTTCGAGAAGGACGGGAAGAGGCTCGACCCGCGATTCCTCTCCAGGACCCTGGAGGACTCGGGAACCATGACCTCCGTCCTCGTGCCGTGGAACACCTGCGGCGCCTACAACAGCGGAGTGCTCGGCGTCCCCACCCTTTCCTACCTTCCCTACGCCTTCCTCAACTATCTCAACCTGGTAGTGGCGCTCGTCATGACCGCCCTTGGGATAGGCATACACTGGGCCGAGGACGAGGAAGAGGGGACGGTTTAG
- the tal gene encoding transaldolase, whose amino-acid sequence MVQKTKVQQVLELGQSIWCDYLSRDLLRGGGLDRMIEQGVRGVTTNPSIFEKAISGTSDYDDDIRRLTAEGLSAEEICTALTVEDVREAADRLRPVFESSEGSDGFVSLEVSPLLADDEQGTIDEAACLFSMLARENVMIKIPATPAGIEAIRRSIARGINVNATLIFSKGCYRRVLEAWLSGLEQRTEADLPISGIASVASLFVSRIDTAVDKLLEGSDAQELAGHIAVDNARAAYASFEETTSTKRWEVLAAKGAMFQRPLWASTGTKNPAYSPTLYVDSLIGPNTVNTIPPSTFEKFLSGGRTELSVASEREEGVRRLSRLAASGIDLDAVTARLLEEGLEAFTSAYRALLAEIEKKREAFSRS is encoded by the coding sequence ATGGTGCAAAAGACAAAAGTGCAACAGGTCCTGGAGCTGGGGCAGAGCATCTGGTGCGACTACCTTAGCAGGGACCTGCTAAGAGGCGGAGGGCTCGACAGGATGATAGAGCAGGGCGTGCGTGGAGTCACGACGAACCCCTCCATATTCGAGAAGGCTATCTCCGGTACCTCCGACTATGATGACGACATCCGCCGCTTGACCGCCGAGGGGCTGTCAGCCGAGGAGATCTGCACGGCCCTCACCGTAGAGGACGTCCGAGAGGCCGCCGACAGGCTCCGCCCCGTGTTCGAGTCAAGCGAAGGTTCGGATGGATTCGTCAGCCTCGAGGTCAGTCCTCTCCTGGCCGACGACGAGCAGGGCACCATCGACGAGGCCGCGTGCCTTTTCTCCATGCTCGCCAGGGAGAACGTCATGATCAAGATCCCCGCCACCCCGGCGGGAATCGAGGCCATCCGCAGGAGCATAGCGAGGGGGATAAACGTCAACGCCACCCTGATCTTCTCCAAGGGCTGCTACCGCAGGGTGCTGGAGGCCTGGCTCTCCGGCCTGGAGCAGAGGACGGAGGCCGACCTGCCGATTTCCGGTATAGCCTCCGTGGCTTCCCTGTTCGTCAGCAGGATCGACACGGCCGTCGACAAGCTGCTCGAGGGTAGCGACGCGCAGGAGCTAGCGGGTCATATAGCCGTGGACAACGCTCGCGCCGCCTACGCCTCGTTCGAGGAGACGACCAGTACTAAGAGATGGGAGGTCCTGGCCGCAAAGGGAGCGATGTTTCAGAGACCGCTCTGGGCCAGCACCGGGACGAAGAACCCGGCATACTCTCCGACACTCTACGTCGATTCCCTCATAGGGCCTAACACGGTGAACACAATACCGCCATCGACCTTCGAGAAGTTCCTCTCGGGCGGCAGAACGGAGCTCTCCGTCGCATCGGAGAGGGAGGAGGGGGTCAGGCGCCTCTCGCGCCTCGCCGCATCGGGGATCGACCTTGACGCAGTCACGGCGCGTCTCCTCGAGGAGGGACTGGAGGCCTTCACCTCTGCCTACAGGGCGCTGCTAGCCGAGATCGAGAAGAAGCGAGAGGCCTTTTCACGCTCGTGA
- a CDS encoding adenosylmethionine decarboxylase yields MSPKGFHFIVEASGCGPVISQVDRLQEILVEAAKRANTQVWSVSFHRFPPDGVSGVVVISESHLSIHTWPEVGYMALDIYTCGEDSKPEIAVDYVLEQIGAKHTHITEISRGLDDGDLEYYHSFTTWQEVLQRNSTA; encoded by the coding sequence ATGTCGCCGAAGGGGTTCCATTTCATAGTCGAGGCATCAGGGTGCGGACCGGTCATATCTCAGGTGGACAGACTGCAGGAAATACTTGTGGAAGCTGCAAAAAGGGCGAACACCCAGGTGTGGTCCGTATCGTTTCATCGCTTTCCTCCCGACGGGGTGAGCGGTGTCGTGGTCATCAGCGAATCGCATCTCTCCATCCACACGTGGCCGGAGGTCGGCTACATGGCGCTCGATATCTACACGTGCGGAGAGGACAGCAAACCGGAGATCGCGGTCGACTACGTGCTTGAACAGATAGGCGCAAAGCACACCCATATCACGGAGATCTCCCGGGGCCTCGACGACGGCGACCTGGAGTACTACCACTCCTTCACCACCTGGCAGGAGGTCCTGCAGAGGAACAGCACGGCCTAA
- a CDS encoding alanine/ornithine racemase family PLP-dependent enzyme: MTETRVKYPALFIDLEKLRHNTRHLAQLCKGKGMETAAVTKVYCAIPELAETQASSGVQYLADSRVENLQRMKDIPLPKMLLRLPSPSRADEVVAFADISLNSELPTLKALSEAAVRAEKTHDVLLMIDLGDLREGVLKEDALPLAQEIVKLPGLNLAGVGVNLTCYGGVLPSRENLGELVEIAGEIESTCGVKLKIVSGGNSSSLKLMQAGGVPDRVNLLRLGESIVLGLETADGTHIPGTHRDVFTLAVEIIELKEKPSMPIGEIGMDAFGEKPVFEDKGMMKRAILALGRQDARIENLFPRDEGAEIIGASSDHMLLDVTRCKRPLKVGDVMEFDVSYGGLLSVMTSSYVSKVAR; encoded by the coding sequence ATGACAGAGACGAGAGTAAAATACCCGGCGCTGTTCATCGACCTGGAAAAGCTTCGCCACAACACGCGCCACCTGGCGCAGCTCTGCAAAGGCAAGGGCATGGAGACGGCGGCGGTGACCAAGGTCTATTGCGCCATCCCCGAGCTCGCGGAGACTCAAGCCTCCAGCGGAGTTCAGTACCTCGCCGACAGCAGGGTCGAGAACCTTCAGAGGATGAAGGATATCCCCCTGCCAAAAATGCTTCTGCGGCTCCCCTCTCCATCCAGGGCGGACGAGGTGGTCGCATTCGCTGATATCAGCCTCAACTCGGAGCTTCCGACTCTGAAGGCTCTATCAGAGGCCGCTGTCCGCGCGGAGAAGACTCACGACGTACTGCTGATGATCGACTTGGGAGACCTTCGCGAGGGAGTTCTGAAAGAGGACGCACTTCCCCTGGCACAGGAGATAGTCAAGCTTCCCGGGCTCAACCTCGCTGGTGTGGGTGTGAACCTGACATGCTACGGGGGCGTTCTGCCTAGTAGAGAGAACCTCGGCGAGCTGGTGGAGATAGCAGGGGAGATAGAGTCGACCTGCGGCGTGAAGCTGAAGATTGTCTCGGGGGGCAACTCGTCCTCGCTCAAGCTGATGCAGGCGGGAGGGGTCCCCGACAGAGTCAACCTCCTTCGCCTCGGCGAGTCGATAGTCCTGGGACTGGAGACTGCCGATGGAACCCACATCCCGGGAACCCACAGGGATGTCTTCACCCTTGCGGTTGAGATCATCGAGCTGAAGGAGAAGCCCTCCATGCCCATCGGTGAGATAGGAATGGACGCGTTCGGCGAAAAGCCGGTCTTCGAGGACAAGGGCATGATGAAGCGAGCGATCCTGGCGCTGGGCAGGCAGGACGCGCGCATCGAGAACCTGTTCCCGAGGGACGAGGGCGCGGAGATAATTGGCGCGAGCAGCGACCACATGCTGCTGGACGTCACCCGCTGCAAGCGCCCGCTCAAGGTCGGAGACGTGATGGAATTCGACGTCAGCTACGGAGGGCTGCTCTCCGTGATGACCAGCTCCTACGTGAGCAAAGTAGCCCGCTGA